In the genome of Gammaproteobacteria bacterium, one region contains:
- a CDS encoding conserved hypothetical protein (Evidence 4 : Unknown function but conserved in other organisms): protein MLLIQFIEFLQQRIKFVVWVSYAVLGLLVLMDALPFIVDKQHAHTRIESIPGFWSIFGLLACFLIIFLSKWCGHAGIMQREDYYND, encoded by the coding sequence ATGCTATTAATTCAATTTATTGAATTTTTGCAACAACGAATAAAATTTGTTGTTTGGGTTTCTTACGCCGTACTTGGTTTGCTTGTTTTAATGGATGCATTACCATTTATAGTAGACAAGCAACACGCGCACACTAGGATAGAATCTATTCCAGGATTTTGGTCCATTTTTGGACTTCTTGCCTGCTTTCTGATTATCTTTTTATCAAAATGGTGTGGTCACGCCGGCATTATGCAGCGGGAGGATTACTATAATGACTAA
- a CDS encoding rod shape-determining protein MreB and related proteins — MSIFHVGIDLGTSRTTITTSTGQRLTTITCIGYPKDVIARKRLKKDHLLGAEAIENRLSLNLVWPLADGVMREDAQSISATKLILQDIISQALPGKKNDDLIYAAIGVPAQASISNKKSIVALSQDLVDKILVVSEPFAVAYSIDRFDECLIVDIGAGTTDLCRMHGSMPDVNDQLTLTYAGNFLDNELTLAILQKFPNVQLTPQIIKRIKEKHGFVYDVSEPVLVMLTEQGIPKIYDITDVLRASCLKLTDPISKAVQKLVGSFDPDFQEKLRNNVIVAGGGSRLKGIDRAIEKSLEAYGGGNVTCVQDAEYCGSAGTLKMCIEMPEEYWEHLSAD, encoded by the coding sequence ATGTCTATTTTTCATGTCGGCATTGATTTAGGCACCAGTCGTACCACCATTACCACATCCACTGGGCAACGCTTGACTACCATTACCTGCATTGGCTATCCAAAGGATGTCATCGCGCGAAAACGGCTGAAAAAAGACCATTTGCTTGGTGCTGAAGCGATTGAAAATCGTTTGTCATTGAATCTAGTCTGGCCCCTAGCCGATGGGGTCATGCGCGAGGATGCGCAATCCATTTCTGCGACAAAGTTGATTCTGCAAGACATTATTTCTCAGGCGTTGCCAGGGAAAAAAAACGACGACTTGATTTACGCGGCCATTGGCGTACCCGCGCAGGCGAGTATTAGCAATAAAAAATCAATAGTTGCCCTGAGCCAAGATCTGGTGGACAAAATTCTGGTGGTCAGTGAACCGTTCGCGGTTGCCTATTCGATTGATCGTTTTGATGAATGCTTGATTGTGGATATTGGAGCAGGGACAACGGATTTGTGTCGAATGCATGGATCAATGCCTGATGTCAATGACCAGCTAACTTTAACCTACGCTGGCAATTTTCTTGATAACGAATTAACACTAGCGATTTTACAAAAATTTCCCAACGTGCAGTTGACCCCGCAAATCATCAAACGCATTAAAGAAAAACACGGCTTTGTGTATGACGTATCCGAACCCGTGCTCGTCATGCTTACCGAGCAGGGCATTCCTAAAATTTATGATATCACCGATGTATTACGGGCGTCCTGCTTAAAATTGACCGACCCCATCAGCAAGGCCGTACAAAAATTAGTTGGCAGTTTCGATCCTGATTTTCAGGAAAAATTGCGCAATAACGTCATTGTCGCTGGTGGGGGATCACGGCTGAAAGGAATTGATCGAGCTATTGAAAAAAGCCTTGAAGCCTATGGTGGTGGTAATGTTACCTGTGTGCAGGATGCTGAATATTGTGGTAGTGCCGGTACATTGAAAATGTGCATCGAAATGCCAGAAGAATACTGGGAGCATTTAAGCGCGGATTAA
- a CDS encoding glutamate-1-semialdehyde 2,1-aminomutase: MNQKKETTQYQTILTRLRELMAQAMPASLSGEMNLDVPFLEMGANSLMLMDVQRTVESEYGITITIAQFFEELTTIGALVGYIDEQLTKKAGVVSPVSVVTTPLIIGSTAAPVTSNAANVALPVATSELEAIFASQIRITAQAMNDLVARQLQFLARVEVTASVAQVTGQTTTAPAPVSTVNPAPEPASPRKKGALQPQKMLSALETRARGLTPVQQQHLEALIRDYNARTPKSKAYADRYRPVLADSRAAVGFRFTTKEMLYLIVAGRARGSRIWDIDGNEYIDITMGQGVTLFGHHPEFIATALRKMGPDGVGVGLGPRPESVGEVAELLCELTGFDRVTFTNSGTEAVMAALRLARAVTGRNKIVMFEGAYHGHADSVMGMAVTRDGELVTQPVSPGTPPGAVADLLVLPYDETRSLEIIKKHGSTIAAVIVEPVQSRNPRVQPREFLHALRQLTTDIGALLIFDEMITGFRSHPGGAQAWFGVHADIATYGKVIGGGMPIGVVAGKARLMDPIDGGAWRYGDNSYPEVNRVVFGGTFCQHPLAMTAALATLRHLKTHAPELQNDLNRRTTALATELNRWFADEQVPIEVVWFGSLFRFEFSSNLELLFYHMNLRGIFVWEWRNCFLSTAHTEADIAAIITAVKDSVLAMRAGGFIPPKGNGDENNAAVTLNTYSLNTAQRQLAALAQITPEGSKAYHLSTLLELQGTVDERVLAQAVDSVVARHEAPRSVIDGEQQRVAPPAAGLLRCVDLRGQADVETACRDWLAAHIQQTFDLANGPLLVAHLVRLADTDYRLVLKGHHIIIDGLSMNLVVNEIAHCYGALRAGSQPTLPNPLQYRDYLRWQAGNTFAEAERYWLEQLNGELPRMELPADRPSPALKSYSGGRVTRLIDRALFAGIRKLSSTNGATPFMTLFALHGLWLHRLTDQDDLIIGMPVAGRSLAGGERLVGYCTHLLPIRSRINWNEPFTDYLKRIRGVLLQGYQHQDYPFARLMERLKVPRDGRQAPLVTVIFNLDRPGTAPAFGDLRVRWLSLPIHHTAFELVMNLTELGDDLALECDYNGDRFDVATIERMIDHFQTLMAGVVAQPQRSSAKQPLLDTATWRSWLLDWNHTDHPYRADQGVAERFAIQAAATPEAIALRWPTGELDYRTLNRTANQLAHYLRAQGVTNNRMVAIYLRRSPSLVVAILATLKAGGAYLPLDPDYPAARLAFMLEDARPQVLLTEISLVGNLPPVPGMTQRLLDDEGQQRDYDQYPPSNPDMVGSADDLAYVIYTSGSTGQPKGTMICRRGLINYLNWAMEYYRTREGSGSPLHSSIGFDATITSLFTPLLSGRTLRLLPHDGEEIEHISAALQGDDGKGHDWSLVKLTPAHLDLLNVMIQREQLAGLTRYLVLGGEALLGRTVTPWRQWAPDTHIINEYGPTETVVGCAIYDDRRSAPLDGEVPIGRPIWNTRLYVLDQRRQPMPVGVPGELYIGGDGIALGYLNRPELTVERFIDIGATGLVEGPESPPPGKLYRTGDRVRLQADGELVYLGRYDNQIKLRGYRIELDEIQNALIAQPGIREAVVVVTGQGDHDQRLAAYLVADDGVALQISVLRAKLGARLPDHMIPAHFVVLDKLPLTSNGKIDRQALPALADATRGGSPLLSPRNDVERRLVAIWRELLQRDAVGIDDNFFEIGGHSLMVLPLRERLLSEFSYPLSPVDLFRYPTVATLAQFLSASSMNNEATPTTTGSTATVPSGRKRRDTAARRQILGI; this comes from the coding sequence ATGAATCAGAAAAAAGAAACTACCCAATATCAAACAATCCTGACGCGTCTGCGAGAATTAATGGCGCAAGCAATGCCAGCGTCGTTGTCCGGTGAAATGAATCTCGATGTCCCATTTCTGGAAATGGGCGCTAATTCATTGATGTTAATGGATGTACAGCGCACTGTCGAAAGCGAGTACGGAATTACCATTACTATCGCTCAGTTCTTCGAAGAATTGACAACCATTGGTGCGTTGGTTGGTTATATTGATGAACAGCTCACCAAAAAAGCGGGGGTTGTGTCACCCGTTAGCGTAGTTACGACTCCGTTGATTATCGGGAGTACGGCCGCGCCAGTGACATCAAACGCCGCGAATGTGGCGCTACCTGTAGCTACCAGTGAGCTAGAGGCGATCTTCGCCAGTCAGATTCGCATCACCGCGCAAGCGATGAATGACTTGGTCGCTAGACAGTTGCAATTTTTAGCGCGGGTCGAGGTCACGGCGTCCGTCGCACAGGTAACAGGTCAAACAACCACGGCCCCTGCCCCCGTTTCCACAGTCAATCCTGCGCCAGAACCCGCGTCGCCACGTAAAAAAGGAGCATTGCAGCCGCAAAAGATGTTATCGGCGCTGGAAACACGCGCCCGTGGGTTGACTCCAGTGCAACAACAACATCTGGAGGCGTTGATTCGGGACTACAACGCCCGTACCCCAAAGTCGAAAGCCTATGCTGACCGTTATCGGCCAGTGCTCGCCGATAGTCGTGCAGCGGTGGGTTTTCGTTTCACCACCAAGGAGATGCTGTATCTAATCGTGGCTGGGCGGGCACGTGGCAGCCGAATTTGGGATATCGATGGCAATGAATACATCGATATCACGATGGGGCAGGGGGTGACGCTGTTCGGCCACCACCCCGAATTTATCGCGACGGCGCTCCGCAAAATGGGGCCGGATGGGGTAGGGGTAGGGTTGGGGCCACGTCCTGAGAGTGTCGGCGAGGTGGCGGAGCTGCTCTGTGAATTGACGGGCTTTGATCGCGTAACCTTCACCAATAGTGGCACCGAGGCAGTGATGGCCGCCCTGCGGCTGGCTCGTGCCGTGACTGGTCGTAACAAAATCGTCATGTTCGAGGGCGCCTACCATGGCCATGCTGACAGCGTGATGGGGATGGCGGTGACCCGCGATGGCGAGCTGGTTACTCAACCAGTGTCGCCGGGCACGCCGCCAGGCGCGGTGGCTGATCTTCTGGTGCTGCCTTACGATGAGACACGCTCTCTGGAGATAATCAAAAAACATGGATCTACCATCGCGGCGGTGATTGTGGAACCCGTGCAAAGCCGCAATCCTCGCGTTCAGCCACGAGAGTTTCTACACGCCTTGCGTCAGTTGACTACCGACATTGGCGCATTACTGATCTTCGACGAGATGATTACGGGTTTCCGTAGCCATCCCGGTGGCGCGCAAGCGTGGTTCGGGGTACATGCCGACATTGCGACCTATGGCAAGGTCATTGGTGGCGGGATGCCCATCGGTGTAGTCGCGGGCAAAGCGCGTCTGATGGACCCGATTGATGGTGGTGCCTGGCGCTATGGAGATAATTCCTACCCGGAGGTTAATCGGGTCGTGTTCGGGGGCACTTTCTGTCAACACCCGCTGGCGATGACGGCGGCGTTGGCAACCTTGCGCCACTTGAAAACCCATGCCCCGGAGCTGCAAAACGATTTGAACCGCCGCACCACGGCCCTGGCCACGGAATTAAACCGCTGGTTTGCCGATGAGCAGGTACCGATAGAAGTGGTCTGGTTTGGTTCGCTGTTCCGCTTTGAGTTCAGTTCCAATCTGGAACTGCTCTTCTATCACATGAATTTACGCGGCATCTTTGTTTGGGAGTGGCGCAACTGCTTCCTTTCCACCGCTCATACCGAGGCCGATATCGCTGCGATCATCACGGCGGTGAAGGACAGTGTATTGGCGATGCGCGCGGGTGGTTTTATTCCGCCAAAGGGGAACGGCGATGAAAATAACGCCGCCGTTACCCTGAATACTTATTCACTCAATACCGCGCAACGACAATTGGCGGCGCTGGCACAAATCACGCCTGAAGGATCGAAAGCCTATCACTTGAGCACATTGCTGGAGCTACAGGGAACGGTTGACGAGCGAGTGCTGGCACAAGCGGTGGATAGCGTCGTGGCGCGGCATGAGGCACCACGTTCGGTGATTGACGGTGAACAACAGCGCGTGGCCCCGCCAGCGGCGGGATTACTGCGCTGTGTTGATCTCCGAGGTCAGGCCGATGTCGAGACCGCTTGCCGCGATTGGTTGGCGGCACACATCCAGCAGACGTTTGATCTGGCCAATGGTCCGCTTCTGGTCGCGCATCTTGTACGCCTGGCCGATACCGACTATCGGTTGGTGCTGAAGGGACATCACATTATCATCGACGGCCTATCGATGAATCTTGTTGTCAATGAAATCGCCCATTGCTACGGAGCACTCCGTGCCGGCAGTCAGCCCACGTTACCTAATCCACTGCAATATCGTGACTATCTTCGCTGGCAAGCCGGAAACACCTTTGCCGAGGCGGAACGCTACTGGCTGGAGCAACTGAACGGCGAGTTACCGCGCATGGAGCTGCCTGCCGACCGACCGTCACCCGCGTTGAAGAGTTATAGCGGCGGTCGGGTGACGCGCTTGATCGACCGTGCCCTGTTCGCAGGAATCCGCAAATTAAGCAGCACCAATGGCGCGACCCCCTTTATGACCTTGTTCGCGCTTCATGGGTTGTGGCTGCATCGTCTCACTGACCAGGATGATCTCATCATCGGGATGCCGGTGGCGGGACGTTCCCTGGCGGGTGGCGAGCGGCTGGTGGGTTATTGCACCCATCTGCTGCCAATTCGTTCCCGCATCAACTGGAATGAACCATTTACCGATTACTTGAAGCGGATACGTGGGGTGCTGTTGCAGGGTTATCAACACCAGGATTATCCGTTCGCGCGGCTGATGGAACGGCTCAAGGTACCCCGCGACGGTCGTCAGGCACCGTTGGTCACGGTGATTTTCAACCTTGATCGGCCTGGTACCGCGCCAGCCTTTGGTGATTTGCGAGTGCGTTGGCTCTCACTCCCGATCCACCACACCGCCTTTGAACTGGTAATGAACCTGACCGAATTGGGCGACGATCTGGCGTTGGAGTGCGACTACAACGGCGACCGTTTTGACGTGGCGACTATTGAACGCATGATCGATCATTTTCAGACGCTCATGGCTGGAGTCGTGGCACAGCCACAACGTTCATCGGCAAAACAGCCGTTATTGGACACTGCCACCTGGCGCTCCTGGCTGCTGGACTGGAACCATACCGATCATCCCTATCGGGCGGATCAGGGGGTCGCGGAGCGGTTTGCCATTCAGGCGGCGGCAACGCCCGAGGCCATCGCCCTCCGTTGGCCCACAGGTGAACTCGATTATCGGACGCTAAACCGTACCGCCAATCAACTCGCCCACTATTTACGCGCCCAGGGAGTGACCAATAATCGCATGGTTGCCATTTATTTACGGCGTTCGCCATCTCTGGTAGTCGCAATCCTGGCGACCTTGAAGGCCGGTGGTGCCTATTTGCCCTTAGACCCGGATTATCCCGCCGCGCGACTGGCCTTCATGCTGGAAGATGCCCGACCGCAAGTGTTGTTGACCGAAATATCCCTCGTTGGAAATTTGCCGCCAGTCCCAGGAATGACACAGCGGCTGCTGGATGATGAAGGGCAGCAACGGGACTATGACCAATATCCCCCGAGCAATCCCGATATGGTCGGCAGTGCGGATGATCTGGCCTATGTCATCTATACCTCCGGTTCTACCGGCCAACCCAAAGGGACGATGATCTGCCGACGGGGCCTGATTAATTATCTAAACTGGGCAATGGAATATTATCGAACTCGGGAAGGCTCTGGCTCGCCGCTGCATTCGTCTATCGGTTTCGACGCCACTATCACCAGTTTATTCACACCGTTGCTGTCGGGGCGGACCTTGCGTTTGCTGCCTCACGACGGCGAGGAGATCGAGCATATCAGCGCCGCCTTGCAAGGCGACGATGGCAAGGGTCATGACTGGTCATTAGTGAAACTAACGCCGGCCCATCTCGATCTCTTGAATGTGATGATTCAGCGTGAGCAACTGGCTGGTCTGACCCGCTATCTGGTGCTGGGTGGCGAGGCGCTGTTGGGGCGCACCGTGACGCCGTGGCGGCAATGGGCACCGGATACCCACATCATCAACGAATATGGACCGACGGAAACTGTAGTGGGTTGCGCCATCTACGACGATCGGCGGAGCGCGCCACTGGACGGGGAGGTTCCGATTGGCCGGCCAATCTGGAATACCCGTTTATATGTTCTGGATCAGCGCCGCCAACCTATGCCAGTAGGAGTGCCGGGCGAACTTTATATCGGCGGTGATGGGATCGCGCTCGGTTATCTGAACCGTCCAGAATTGACCGTCGAGCGTTTTATCGACATCGGTGCCACGGGTCTTGTCGAGGGACCGGAATCACCGCCGCCGGGCAAGCTTTACCGCACCGGCGACCGGGTGCGTTTACAAGCAGATGGCGAGCTGGTCTATCTCGGTCGTTATGACAATCAAATCAAGCTGCGTGGTTATCGCATCGAGTTAGACGAAATCCAGAACGCATTGATCGCTCAACCAGGTATCCGCGAGGCGGTAGTGGTGGTGACCGGCCAAGGTGATCATGATCAGCGCCTGGCCGCCTATCTGGTAGCCGACGATGGTGTGGCGCTCCAAATCAGCGTACTGCGGGCGAAACTCGGCGCGCGATTGCCGGATCACATGATTCCGGCGCACTTCGTGGTACTGGACAAATTACCCTTGACCAGCAACGGCAAGATCGATCGCCAGGCATTGCCCGCGCTGGCCGATGCCACGCGAGGCGGGTCGCCGCTTCTTTCGCCTCGCAACGATGTTGAACGGCGGCTCGTCGCCATTTGGCGCGAACTACTGCAACGCGACGCGGTGGGGATCGATGACAACTTTTTTGAAATTGGTGGCCATTCGTTGATGGTGCTGCCGCTCCGTGAGCGTCTGCTGTCAGAATTTTCCTATCCCCTGTCGCCGGTCGATCTGTTCCGCTATCCGACCGTGGCAACTTTAGCGCAGTTTCTCTCGGCATCAAGTATGAATAACGAAGCAACGCCAACCACTACCGGCAGCACTGCCACCGTACCGAGCGGTCGCAAGCGCCGCGACACCGCCGCCCGGCGTCAAATTCTGGGTATATAA
- a CDS encoding multicomponent Na+:H+ antiporter subunit D codes for MTNLWIHPALLFFLGAVLLPLIPERFRKGWLLLVPSFAFVRTIFMTSNEGIFGEIQFLEWTLTFGRVDKLSLVFGHIMGIIAILGTLYGLHVKRMVEHIAAWIYVGGSLGAIYAGDLITLFIFWELMALSSVFLIWFRGKNESLWAGYRYLLVHIAGGVVLLAGILLHYQATKSFEFIAFEVKQPTLATYLVMIGFILNAAVPPLHAWLPDAYSEATFNGSVFLCAFTTKTAVYALCRGLPGLEILVPLGVIMTLYGVVYAMLENDSRRLLGFSQITSIGYMIVGVGLADLSTPFGQLALNGACAYAFTHILFKGLLFMGCGSVLHMTGESRFTKLGSLYQRMPWTFLFTLIGALSLSAFPIFSGFASKAIIIDADFQSHHFLFGFGLMLASAGAFIGALKILYFIWFSKNNCSTEVWNRAADPVWNMNAAMAITSILCIFVGSYTPYLYHLLPIQPFEYHPYTSYHISETLEILFFTAFGFFLFHKKLTPTETINIDMDWFYRAGGQAFLRFARNRVQFADNIVGEIYRVGGLIPLKLTAFYVGLFDNKVVDGIVDGVAGGVLGLGNRLRMVQRGALQENLIISLSAVVMLIVVLLSFV; via the coding sequence ATGACTAACCTATGGATTCATCCCGCTTTGTTGTTTTTTTTAGGTGCTGTATTATTGCCACTTATACCAGAACGTTTTCGTAAAGGATGGCTGTTACTCGTACCGTCCTTTGCTTTTGTACGAACGATTTTCATGACTTCTAACGAAGGCATTTTTGGCGAAATTCAATTTCTTGAATGGACGCTGACGTTTGGCCGTGTAGATAAACTTAGCCTCGTATTCGGCCATATTATGGGAATAATCGCTATTCTTGGGACACTTTATGGTTTGCATGTCAAACGCATGGTTGAACATATCGCTGCATGGATTTACGTGGGAGGATCGCTCGGTGCCATCTATGCTGGAGATCTAATAACGCTTTTCATTTTCTGGGAATTAATGGCGCTATCATCGGTGTTTTTAATTTGGTTCCGGGGAAAAAATGAATCGCTCTGGGCCGGCTATCGTTATCTATTGGTTCATATTGCAGGTGGCGTAGTGCTACTCGCAGGTATCCTGCTCCATTATCAAGCAACGAAGAGTTTTGAATTTATTGCCTTCGAAGTGAAACAGCCAACACTGGCGACTTACCTTGTAATGATTGGATTTATCCTTAATGCTGCCGTGCCGCCGCTGCACGCTTGGCTGCCAGATGCTTATAGCGAGGCTACATTCAATGGATCAGTATTTCTTTGCGCATTTACCACGAAAACTGCAGTTTATGCTCTCTGTCGTGGATTACCAGGTTTGGAAATTCTCGTTCCGCTCGGCGTCATCATGACTCTCTATGGTGTTGTCTATGCCATGCTTGAAAATGATAGTCGTCGTCTTTTGGGATTCAGCCAAATTACTTCGATTGGTTATATGATTGTAGGCGTTGGTTTAGCTGACCTTAGTACGCCTTTTGGGCAACTTGCCTTGAACGGTGCCTGCGCCTATGCTTTTACCCATATTCTTTTCAAAGGTTTGCTTTTCATGGGCTGCGGTAGCGTATTGCACATGACGGGAGAAAGCAGATTCACAAAACTAGGCTCACTTTATCAACGGATGCCGTGGACATTTTTATTTACACTTATCGGTGCGCTTTCGCTTTCGGCGTTCCCAATTTTTAGTGGATTCGCTAGTAAAGCCATCATTATTGATGCCGATTTCCAAAGTCATCATTTTTTGTTTGGTTTTGGATTAATGCTCGCATCTGCGGGCGCATTCATTGGTGCGTTAAAAATACTGTACTTCATCTGGTTCAGTAAAAATAATTGCTCTACGGAAGTTTGGAATCGTGCCGCTGATCCCGTATGGAATATGAACGCCGCCATGGCCATCACTTCCATTTTGTGCATTTTCGTTGGTAGTTATACTCCTTACCTCTACCACCTGCTGCCGATCCAGCCGTTTGAGTATCATCCTTACACCTCTTACCATATTTCCGAAACGCTGGAGATTTTATTTTTTACTGCGTTTGGCTTTTTCTTGTTCCACAAGAAGCTCACCCCTACGGAAACCATCAATATCGACATGGACTGGTTCTACCGCGCAGGTGGACAGGCATTCTTACGATTTGCGCGAAATCGTGTTCAATTCGCGGATAACATCGTGGGCGAAATTTATCGTGTCGGTGGTTTAATTCCGCTAAAATTGACTGCATTTTACGTAGGATTGTTCGATAACAAAGTTGTGGACGGTATCGTGGATGGTGTTGCCGGTGGAGTTCTTGGATTAGGTAATCGTTTGCGAATGGTTCAACGTGGCGCGTTGCAAGAAAATTTAATCATTTCGCTTTCTGCTGTGGTAATGTTGATAGTAGTACTTCTTTCTTTTGTTTAA
- a CDS encoding Histidine kinase domain-containing protein — MLKKPSRFSPSRRTGIILLGLWGVALLLIAGYTIKLLRDENQLNLETRRFTRAHALALLAERVDLALTVALRRPVRVLKNLSSEQMGAERMDVLWSTFPFLRRVMLLNHQLNVVRAFPTLECSELDHLLIERVRLERMTARLEAFGIYMFVMEIPNERWLFMLEPINDTNVPSGWLLLGFDLSDLLAQQLQPMLEEFGRQEGGQVTLREPTDKWDDASIQIPLNHVLPGHFLAFRPDPALEIGSSTLHWSLPLTLSLAILVAMGLASWSVFVEISRGYDVAELRQRFVANISHELKTPLALIRMYAETLHLERIVDPKQVRQYHQIILREAERLSEMIQNVLTFARLDQREVVFHLRSDDLARTVIEILEEIRPNLEGRGLILRSELETDLPPLSHEREGVTRILWNLLDNAVKYAGNSEVEVCLYRLGDQVRLEVVDKGPGIPAADRARLLRPFERGWETGTVSGSGLGLALVTQVAEIHGAIFSLEKGFDGGLCARVAFPVREAT; from the coding sequence ATGTTGAAAAAGCCTAGCCGATTTTCTCCGAGCCGGCGCACTGGCATAATCCTCTTGGGGTTATGGGGGGTAGCATTGTTGCTGATTGCGGGCTATACCATCAAACTCCTACGGGATGAGAACCAGCTGAATCTCGAAACTCGGAGGTTTACGCGTGCTCACGCTCTTGCATTGCTTGCGGAGCGCGTCGATCTGGCTTTAACGGTTGCATTGCGGCGTCCTGTTCGAGTGCTCAAAAATTTATCCAGCGAACAGATGGGCGCAGAACGAATGGATGTCCTGTGGTCAACCTTTCCGTTTTTGCGTCGTGTTATGTTATTGAATCACCAATTGAACGTAGTCCGCGCTTTTCCTACTCTGGAGTGCAGTGAACTTGATCATCTGCTAATAGAGCGCGTGCGATTGGAGCGCATGACTGCTCGTCTCGAGGCCTTCGGCATCTACATGTTCGTGATGGAAATTCCAAATGAACGCTGGCTATTTATGCTGGAACCAATCAATGATACTAATGTGCCATCTGGTTGGCTGTTGTTGGGATTCGACCTGTCGGATTTGTTAGCGCAACAATTGCAGCCGATGCTAGAAGAGTTCGGTCGCCAAGAAGGCGGTCAGGTAACCCTGCGCGAACCTACCGATAAATGGGATGATGCTTCGATTCAAATACCTCTCAACCATGTTCTTCCTGGCCATTTTCTTGCATTCCGCCCTGATCCCGCTCTCGAAATCGGATCGAGCACGCTTCATTGGTCATTACCCCTGACGCTCTCTTTGGCAATCTTGGTGGCTATGGGCCTGGCCAGTTGGTCAGTGTTTGTCGAGATTAGTCGTGGCTACGACGTAGCGGAACTACGTCAACGTTTTGTCGCCAACATCTCCCACGAACTTAAGACCCCTCTTGCTTTGATCCGCATGTATGCCGAGACCCTGCACCTGGAAAGAATCGTCGACCCGAAACAGGTACGGCAATATCACCAAATTATTTTGCGCGAAGCGGAGCGACTCAGCGAAATGATCCAGAATGTGCTGACTTTTGCTCGTTTGGACCAGCGGGAAGTCGTCTTTCATCTTCGCAGCGATGATCTCGCTCGAACCGTTATCGAGATACTGGAAGAGATTCGACCGAACCTTGAAGGACGAGGGTTAATTCTGCGTAGTGAACTGGAGACCGATCTGCCGCCCCTATCTCATGAGCGCGAGGGCGTGACGCGAATTCTATGGAATCTGCTGGACAATGCGGTGAAATATGCTGGAAACAGCGAAGTTGAAGTCTGTTTATATCGTCTCGGAGATCAAGTACGTCTGGAAGTAGTAGACAAGGGGCCTGGTATTCCGGCTGCGGATCGAGCGCGGCTGCTTCGTCCATTTGAACGTGGATGGGAGACTGGTACCGTATCTGGTAGCGGGCTGGGTTTGGCATTGGTCACGCAGGTTGCTGAAATCCATGGAGCGATTTTTTCATTGGAGAAAGGTTTTGATGGTGGCCTATGTGCCCGCGTGGCATTTCCCGTGCGGGAGGCAACATGA
- the walR gene encoding Transcriptional regulatory protein WalR — protein MSYIPTKVLIVEDDSAMRECLRHNLEAEGYQALLASGTREARRQIREGRPDLILLDLMLPDGDGINLCRTLREEGLRQPVIMLSARGEEVDKVLGLEVGADDYVVKPFGLRELLARVRAHLRRAGVTPRGDGLYTVGVAQVDFSRHLLLRDGQVQEISARELELLRYLNGHRGQVLSRERLLSEVWGHRADIVTRTVDNFIVRLRRHIEPDPSVPHYLITIHGRGYKLVEH, from the coding sequence ATGAGCTATATCCCCACCAAAGTGCTGATCGTGGAGGACGACTCCGCTATGCGTGAGTGTCTGCGGCATAATCTGGAGGCAGAAGGCTACCAGGCGCTGCTGGCGAGTGGTACACGCGAGGCACGCCGACAGATACGTGAGGGCCGTCCAGATCTGATACTTCTGGATCTGATGTTGCCAGATGGCGACGGCATCAACTTGTGTCGTACGTTGCGCGAAGAGGGATTACGTCAACCAGTGATTATGCTTTCTGCTCGTGGCGAAGAAGTGGATAAGGTGCTGGGTTTGGAGGTGGGAGCCGACGACTATGTTGTCAAACCTTTTGGTCTGCGTGAATTATTGGCCAGGGTACGGGCACATTTACGTCGTGCCGGTGTGACTCCTCGGGGTGATGGCCTGTACACGGTAGGAGTAGCGCAGGTGGATTTTAGTCGTCACTTACTGCTGCGCGACGGTCAAGTCCAAGAGATAAGTGCCCGAGAACTGGAGCTATTGCGTTATCTAAATGGACATCGTGGCCAGGTATTATCTCGAGAACGCTTATTAAGCGAGGTTTGGGGACACCGGGCGGATATCGTGACGCGCACTGTGGATAACTTCATTGTGCGCTTACGTCGTCACATTGAACCAGATCCCAGCGTGCCACACTATTTAATCACGATTCATGGTCGCGGTTATAAACTGGTGGAACACTAA